One Pomacea canaliculata isolate SZHN2017 linkage group LG9, ASM307304v1, whole genome shotgun sequence DNA segment encodes these proteins:
- the LOC112572201 gene encoding cytochrome P450 4V2-like isoform X2, with translation MGQHVSAQTKESDYVRAVIRICSLLEKRMRTPWHWNKVLYNIFGQGQEHDECREILHDFTQKVIKDRHSTFDTKKAEEVLGCLKFDDTTESRTKRLAFLDMLLYMSMSDQTLSTDDIKEEVETFMFEGHDTTAAAMNWALYTVIGTRPAFAPETSDHLTRGHLSDLLLAVLNKL, from the exons ATGGGTCAACATGTCAGTGCACAGACAAAAGAGTCCGACTATGTGCGTGCTGTTATCCGCATCTGTTCATTGTTAGAGAAGAGGATGCGAACCCCTTGGCACTGGAACAAAGTGTTGTACAACATATTCGGCCAAGGACAAGAGCATGACGAGTGTCGAGAGATACTTCATGACTTCACACAAAAG GTGATTAAGGACAGACATAGCACCTTTGACACCAAGAAAGCAGAGGAGGTTTTGGGATGCCTTAAGTTCGATGACACCACTGAAAGCAGAACTAAGCGTTTAGCTTTTTTGGACATGCTTCTGTATATGAGCATGAGTGATCAGACACTGTCCACTGACGACATTAAGGAGGAAGTCGAGACATTCATGTTTGAG GGTCATGACACTACTGCAGCTGCTATGAACTGGGCGTTATACACCGTCATCGGCActcgtcccgctttcgctcccgaaacgtctgaccaccttacccgaggtcatctttctgacttattgctagctgtgttaaacaagttgtga
- the LOC112572201 gene encoding cytochrome P450 4V2-like isoform X1 encodes MKVRSERVLDMTAMGQHVSAQTKESDYVRAVIRICSLLEKRMRTPWHWNKVLYNIFGQGQEHDECREILHDFTQKVIKDRHSTFDTKKAEEVLGCLKFDDTTESRTKRLAFLDMLLYMSMSDQTLSTDDIKEEVETFMFEGHDTTAAAMNWALYTVIGTRPAFAPETSDHLTRGHLSDLLLAVLNKL; translated from the exons ATGAAAGTGAGAAGTGAACGCGTCCTTGACATG ACTGCCATGGGTCAACATGTCAGTGCACAGACAAAAGAGTCCGACTATGTGCGTGCTGTTATCCGCATCTGTTCATTGTTAGAGAAGAGGATGCGAACCCCTTGGCACTGGAACAAAGTGTTGTACAACATATTCGGCCAAGGACAAGAGCATGACGAGTGTCGAGAGATACTTCATGACTTCACACAAAAG GTGATTAAGGACAGACATAGCACCTTTGACACCAAGAAAGCAGAGGAGGTTTTGGGATGCCTTAAGTTCGATGACACCACTGAAAGCAGAACTAAGCGTTTAGCTTTTTTGGACATGCTTCTGTATATGAGCATGAGTGATCAGACACTGTCCACTGACGACATTAAGGAGGAAGTCGAGACATTCATGTTTGAG GGTCATGACACTACTGCAGCTGCTATGAACTGGGCGTTATACACCGTCATCGGCActcgtcccgctttcgctcccgaaacgtctgaccaccttacccgaggtcatctttctgacttattgctagctgtgttaaacaagttgtga